Proteins encoded together in one Bradyrhizobium sp. PSBB068 window:
- a CDS encoding MFS transporter, which produces MSKAARFDYGWVVVGAGALMTCVGFGTMLSLAVFLQPISDAMGWSRAGVSAAATLDFLCMGFAAFAWGALSDRFGTRIVVLAGSLLLGLGLVTASQAQSLWQFQLCFGVLIGIAAGSFYAPMMALASAWIDKHRSLAVALVSAGMGVSPLTVAPSASWLITAYDWRFAMLVIGIAAWVLLIPASFLVRPAPQGTNVAMPTAASAPQTEWTVAQALRTPQFITLALAHFACCAAHSGPIFHMVSYAMVCGIAPLTAVTVYSLAGFSGLGGRLLLGVLADRLGAKPVLVGGLLVQALSIATYLAVAQLGEFYALSVVFGLAYGGVMPLYAVLVREFFGARIMGTVFGAVSAFASLGMALGPWAGGYVFDTFHGYTWLHAGSFAIGLAAVAVALSFSTKHRPSLDLGRAAA; this is translated from the coding sequence ATGAGCAAGGCCGCTCGGTTCGATTATGGCTGGGTCGTCGTCGGCGCGGGCGCGCTGATGACCTGCGTCGGCTTCGGCACCATGCTGTCGCTCGCCGTGTTCCTGCAGCCGATCTCCGATGCGATGGGCTGGTCGCGCGCCGGGGTGTCGGCCGCGGCGACGCTGGATTTCCTCTGCATGGGCTTTGCGGCGTTCGCCTGGGGCGCGCTGTCGGATCGCTTCGGCACCCGCATCGTGGTGCTGGCCGGCAGCCTGCTGCTCGGGCTTGGCTTGGTGACCGCAAGCCAGGCGCAGAGCCTGTGGCAATTCCAGCTCTGCTTCGGCGTGCTGATCGGGATCGCCGCCGGCAGCTTCTATGCGCCGATGATGGCGCTTGCGAGCGCCTGGATCGACAAGCATCGCAGCCTCGCCGTCGCGCTGGTGTCGGCCGGCATGGGCGTTTCGCCGCTGACGGTCGCCCCCTCCGCAAGCTGGCTGATCACGGCCTATGATTGGCGCTTCGCGATGCTCGTGATCGGCATCGCCGCATGGGTGCTGCTGATCCCTGCCTCGTTCCTGGTGCGCCCGGCGCCGCAGGGAACGAACGTCGCGATGCCAACGGCTGCGAGCGCGCCGCAAACCGAATGGACCGTGGCGCAGGCGCTGCGCACGCCGCAATTCATCACGCTGGCGCTGGCGCATTTCGCCTGCTGCGCGGCGCATTCGGGGCCGATCTTCCACATGGTGTCCTACGCCATGGTCTGCGGCATCGCGCCGCTCACCGCGGTCACGGTCTACAGCCTCGCCGGCTTCTCCGGGCTCGGCGGCCGGCTGCTGCTTGGTGTGCTGGCGGATCGGCTCGGCGCCAAGCCGGTGCTGGTCGGCGGCCTGCTGGTGCAGGCACTGTCGATCGCGACTTATCTCGCGGTGGCGCAGCTCGGCGAGTTCTACGCGCTGTCGGTCGTGTTCGGCCTCGCCTATGGCGGCGTGATGCCGCTCTATGCCGTGCTGGTGCGCGAGTTCTTCGGCGCGCGCATCATGGGCACGGTGTTCGGCGCGGTGTCGGCGTTCGCGAGCCTCGGCATGGCGCTCGGGCCGTGGGCCGGCGGCTACGTGTTCGACACGTTCCATGGCTATACGTGGCTGCACGCCGGTTCCTTCGCGATCGGCCTCGCCGCCGTCGCCGTGGCGCTGAGTTTCTCGACCAAGCACCGACCCTCGCTCGATCTCGGCCGCGCTGCCGCCTGA
- a CDS encoding acyl-CoA dehydrogenase family protein, with protein sequence MNRPQGVDLVERARALAPLIISEADEIERTRRLTPAVTAALVENGLYRALLPKRFGGAEATLDAFMQMQEEIAKADASTAWCLGQCSVCAMTAAYLEPDVADEIFNTAPGILAWGAIAHEVRAEPGGYRASARWDFASGSRQASWLGAHVRIVEADGSPRKKADGSPEIRTILFPMSHAVMYDVWDVIGLKGTGTDSYSVDNLFIPEKFAALRDDPSACREGGPLYKLSTNMVFSMGFAATSLGVARAMLDAATELARGKTPQGLKAMRDNNSVQGQIGRTEASLRAARAYLYATAHEVWSDLASGGPITEAHRIAIRIASTWTIHQSAAVVDIAYHVSGATAVFAKNPFERRFRDMHAIAQQIQARDTQYEDAGKAILSGNLAAPPTAR encoded by the coding sequence ATGAACAGGCCGCAGGGAGTAGACCTTGTCGAGCGGGCGCGCGCGCTGGCGCCGCTGATCATCAGCGAGGCCGACGAGATCGAACGGACCCGGCGACTGACACCTGCCGTCACGGCGGCGCTGGTCGAGAACGGACTGTACCGCGCGCTGCTGCCGAAGCGTTTCGGCGGCGCCGAGGCGACGCTGGACGCCTTCATGCAGATGCAGGAGGAGATCGCCAAGGCTGACGCATCGACCGCCTGGTGCCTCGGCCAATGCAGCGTCTGCGCCATGACCGCGGCCTATCTCGAGCCCGACGTGGCCGACGAGATCTTCAACACCGCGCCCGGGATTCTCGCCTGGGGCGCGATCGCCCATGAAGTCCGCGCCGAGCCCGGTGGCTACCGCGCCAGCGCGCGCTGGGATTTCGCCTCGGGCTCGCGGCAGGCGAGCTGGCTCGGCGCCCATGTCCGCATCGTCGAAGCGGATGGTTCGCCGCGCAAGAAGGCCGACGGCTCGCCGGAGATCCGCACCATCCTGTTCCCGATGTCGCACGCTGTGATGTACGACGTCTGGGATGTGATCGGCCTGAAGGGCACCGGCACCGATTCCTATTCGGTCGACAACCTCTTCATCCCTGAAAAATTCGCCGCGCTGCGCGACGATCCCAGCGCGTGCCGCGAGGGAGGGCCGCTCTACAAGCTCTCCACCAACATGGTGTTCAGCATGGGCTTCGCCGCGACCTCGCTCGGCGTCGCGCGCGCCATGCTGGATGCGGCGACCGAGTTGGCGCGGGGCAAGACCCCGCAGGGCCTGAAAGCGATGCGCGACAACAATTCGGTGCAGGGCCAGATCGGCCGCACCGAAGCCAGCCTGCGCGCCGCGCGCGCCTATCTGTACGCGACCGCCCACGAGGTCTGGAGCGATCTTGCGAGCGGCGGTCCCATCACCGAGGCGCACCGCATCGCGATCCGCATCGCCTCGACCTGGACCATCCACCAGTCGGCCGCGGTGGTCGACATCGCCTATCACGTGTCGGGCGCGACCGCGGTATTCGCGAAAAATCCGTTCGAGCGACGGTTTCGCGACATGCACGCGATCGCACAGCAGATCCAGGCCCGCGACACGCAGTATGAAGACGCCGGCAAGGCAATCCTGTCGGGCAATCTCGCAGCCCCGCCCACGGCGCGCTGA
- a CDS encoding HAMP domain-containing protein, with translation MFKLRSIAARLILAISLTVAVACAILGGFSISQQRALTRLALDQQLKLQYDSVIAAIDYEGRTALAVSAVIAALPPVEEAIAKGDRDGLGKLLGAPWAAIKAQGIPLISFWQAPATSFYRIHTPKIFGDDASTRRITVVESIKAGRPIVGVEPAREALSIFGMTPVMRDGKTLGNVDIGVAFGKEFVDRAKKRFGIDLAVHSFDGQNFKRLSSTFGDSVVATPDELKSVMNGAAVLRDAVLDGHAVELYLGQIKNYAGEPVAVLEIIKDTSDYAAAAASAQRNLILGVVAILAAAILLAFLLGRGLSRPLTAITAIMNRLSSGDTDVTIPGSERRDELGTMAKAVDVFRRSMIETSSLRDAQEADKVKAAADKQALQRQMADRFEADVKGMVAAVARSSGDMQRVAGEITASVNGTSERTSAAAAASEEASASVNAVAAATEELASSITEIGRQVTHSSRVADSAVAKAAETTEMVTSLAASAEKIGDVLRLISAIASQTNLLALNATIEAARAGEAGRGFAVVAAEVKGLASQTAKATDEIAGQVGAIQSATGNCVSAIGDISGTIREISGIATAIAAAVEQQDSATREIARSVQQASSGTVEVSANIAGASEAAGQSRALTGNVLDTSGQLGDHAAALSHSVDTFLAGLRNAA, from the coding sequence ATGTTCAAGCTTCGATCGATTGCCGCTCGCCTGATTCTGGCGATTTCACTGACCGTCGCGGTCGCCTGCGCCATCCTCGGCGGCTTCTCGATCAGCCAGCAGCGTGCGCTGACCCGGCTCGCGCTCGATCAGCAGCTCAAGCTGCAATATGACAGCGTGATCGCCGCCATCGACTATGAAGGCCGCACCGCGCTTGCGGTCTCCGCCGTCATCGCTGCCCTGCCGCCGGTCGAAGAGGCGATCGCCAAGGGCGACCGCGATGGGCTCGGCAAGCTGCTCGGCGCCCCCTGGGCGGCGATCAAGGCGCAGGGCATCCCGCTGATCTCGTTCTGGCAGGCCCCGGCGACGAGCTTCTACCGGATCCACACCCCGAAAATCTTCGGCGACGACGCCTCCACACGGCGCATCACCGTGGTGGAATCGATCAAGGCCGGCAGACCGATCGTCGGCGTCGAGCCCGCCCGCGAGGCGCTTTCGATCTTCGGCATGACCCCGGTCATGCGTGACGGCAAGACGCTGGGCAATGTCGATATCGGCGTCGCCTTCGGCAAGGAATTCGTCGACCGCGCCAAGAAGCGCTTCGGCATCGACCTCGCCGTGCATTCGTTCGACGGCCAGAACTTCAAGCGGCTGTCGTCCACCTTCGGCGACAGCGTGGTCGCGACCCCGGACGAGCTCAAGAGCGTGATGAACGGCGCGGCCGTGCTGCGCGACGCCGTTCTCGACGGCCATGCGGTGGAGCTCTATCTCGGCCAGATCAAGAACTATGCCGGCGAGCCCGTCGCCGTGCTCGAGATCATCAAGGACACCAGCGACTATGCCGCCGCTGCGGCGAGCGCGCAACGCAATCTGATCCTCGGCGTGGTCGCGATCCTGGCCGCCGCCATATTGCTCGCGTTCCTGCTCGGCCGCGGCCTGTCGCGGCCGCTCACCGCGATCACCGCCATCATGAACCGGCTGTCCAGCGGCGACACCGACGTCACCATCCCCGGCAGCGAGCGCCGCGACGAGCTCGGCACGATGGCGAAGGCCGTCGATGTGTTCCGCCGCAGCATGATCGAGACCTCGTCGCTGCGCGACGCGCAGGAGGCCGACAAGGTGAAGGCCGCGGCCGACAAGCAGGCGCTGCAGCGGCAGATGGCCGACCGCTTCGAAGCCGACGTCAAGGGCATGGTCGCCGCCGTCGCGCGCTCGTCGGGCGACATGCAGCGCGTCGCAGGCGAGATCACGGCCAGCGTCAACGGCACCTCGGAACGGACTTCCGCGGCAGCCGCCGCATCCGAGGAGGCGTCGGCCAGCGTCAACGCGGTCGCCGCGGCGACCGAGGAGCTGGCGTCGTCGATCACCGAGATCGGCCGCCAGGTCACCCATTCCAGCCGCGTCGCCGACAGCGCGGTCGCCAAGGCTGCGGAGACCACCGAGATGGTGACGAGCCTTGCCGCATCCGCGGAGAAGATCGGCGACGTGCTGCGCCTGATCAGCGCGATCGCGAGCCAGACCAATCTCCTGGCGCTCAACGCCACCATCGAGGCCGCGCGTGCCGGCGAGGCCGGCCGCGGCTTCGCCGTGGTTGCCGCCGAGGTGAAGGGATTGGCGAGCCAGACCGCGAAGGCGACCGACGAGATCGCCGGCCAGGTCGGTGCGATCCAGTCCGCCACCGGCAATTGCGTCAGCGCGATCGGCGACATCAGCGGCACCATCCGCGAGATCTCCGGCATCGCCACCGCGATCGCGGCCGCCGTCGAGCAGCAGGACTCGGCGACCCGGGAGATCGCCCGCAGCGTGCAGCAGGCCTCCTCCGGCACCGTCGAGGTCTCCGCCAATATCGCAGGCGCGAGCGAGGCCGCCGGCCAGTCCCGCGCGCTCACCGGCAACGTGCTGGATACATCAGGCCAGCTCGGCGACCACGCCGCCGCGCTGTCGCACAGCGTCGACACGTTCCTCGCCGGACTGCGCAACGCGGCCTGA
- a CDS encoding DUF1801 domain-containing protein: MRKPATSTSKAAGRAQARSADALFGAYPAPVKAKLLALRRLIFETAKATKGVGALEETLKWGQPSYLTPETGSGSTVRIDQVKPAADQVALYFHCQTNLVETFRELYPELSYSGNRAILLDVGGKLPEAALRHCIGLALTYHLRRKASPNE; this comes from the coding sequence ATGCGCAAGCCGGCAACATCGACCAGCAAGGCGGCAGGGCGTGCGCAAGCAAGATCGGCAGATGCGCTGTTCGGCGCCTACCCTGCCCCCGTCAAAGCCAAGCTGCTGGCGTTGCGGCGGCTGATCTTCGAGACCGCGAAGGCGACCAAAGGCGTCGGGGCGCTGGAAGAGACGCTGAAATGGGGCCAGCCGAGCTATTTGACGCCGGAGACCGGCAGCGGCAGCACGGTCCGGATCGATCAGGTGAAGCCGGCCGCCGATCAGGTCGCGCTGTACTTCCACTGCCAGACCAATCTGGTCGAGACCTTCCGCGAGCTCTATCCCGAGCTCAGCTACAGCGGCAACCGCGCGATCCTGCTCGATGTCGGAGGCAAGCTGCCGGAGGCGGCGTTGCGCCACTGCATTGGGCTGGCGCTGACGTATCATTTGCGGCGGAAGGCGAGCCCCAACGAGTGA
- a CDS encoding EAL domain-containing protein: MPMMRPKKIKKPKQAKLSVPPGRRSKPVPKMSGRSRRPAVEIGELVRQRAQAEAAIAEARKSNARLREAIDILPQGIVFLDPEGRYTLWNRKYSEIYKRSSDLFERGARLEDTIRIGVARGDYPEAAGREEEWIAERLQKMYQPGERHEQVLADGRVVLIEERLTSDGGIVGLRVDITELKQREASFRLLFDGNPVPMILCALDGERILAVNDAAIAHYGYVRAEFEKMTIKSLQAFDAELPWAAGRSSDEQAARTWKHVRADGTLIDLAIYSRQLMHGDQPAMLLALMDITERKRAEARLAFMAQHDSLTGLPNRNLLRQQMDEMLQHTRRSTDKVAVLMLGLDNFKAVNETLGHGIGDKLLRAVAKRLRSTLREEDALARLNSDEFTIVQGGVMRPEDAVLLARRILDAISEPYLLEGHSVVIGASIGIAMSPGDGEDSEKLLKSADMALSRAKSDFRGTFSFFEAEMDARAQSRRKIEIDLRDAIQNEGLQPYYQPLVDLSSGRITGLEALVRWPHPERGMISPGEFIPVAEETGLINPLGSLMLHRACMDAAQWPDDVRVAVNLSPLQFRTGNLLALVTDALRQSGLPARRLELEITETLLLEKSSQVLATLHALRALGVRMSMDDFGTGYSSLSYLRSFPFDKIKIDQSFVRDLGANPDAQAIVRSIVSLGVGLGVTITAEGVETEAELSCLRAEGCHEGQGFLFSRARPNAEVISLLKAQRVATALVA, encoded by the coding sequence ATGCCGATGATGCGGCCGAAGAAGATCAAGAAACCAAAGCAGGCCAAACTGTCGGTCCCGCCGGGCCGCCGGTCCAAGCCGGTGCCGAAAATGTCGGGCCGTTCACGCCGTCCCGCGGTCGAGATCGGTGAACTGGTGCGCCAGCGCGCGCAGGCCGAGGCGGCGATCGCCGAGGCGCGCAAGTCGAACGCGCGCCTGCGTGAGGCGATCGACATCCTGCCGCAAGGCATCGTGTTCCTCGACCCCGAAGGCCGTTACACCCTCTGGAACAGGAAATACTCGGAAATCTACAAGCGCAGCTCCGACCTGTTCGAGCGCGGTGCGCGCCTCGAAGACACCATCCGCATCGGCGTCGCGCGCGGCGACTATCCCGAGGCCGCCGGGCGCGAGGAAGAGTGGATCGCCGAGCGACTGCAGAAGATGTACCAGCCGGGCGAGCGGCACGAGCAGGTCCTGGCCGATGGCCGTGTGGTCCTGATCGAGGAGCGGTTGACCTCTGATGGCGGCATCGTCGGCCTGCGTGTCGACATCACCGAACTGAAACAGCGCGAGGCGTCGTTCCGCCTGCTGTTCGACGGCAATCCGGTGCCGATGATCCTGTGCGCGCTCGACGGCGAACGGATCCTCGCGGTCAACGACGCCGCGATCGCGCATTATGGTTATGTGCGTGCCGAGTTCGAGAAGATGACGATCAAGAGCCTTCAGGCGTTCGACGCCGAATTGCCCTGGGCCGCCGGCCGCAGCAGCGACGAGCAGGCGGCGCGGACCTGGAAGCATGTGCGCGCGGACGGCACGCTGATCGACCTTGCGATCTATTCGCGCCAGCTGATGCACGGCGACCAGCCGGCGATGCTGCTCGCGCTGATGGACATCACCGAGCGCAAGCGCGCCGAGGCGCGGCTGGCCTTCATGGCCCAGCACGACAGCCTGACCGGCCTGCCCAACCGTAACCTGCTGCGCCAGCAGATGGACGAGATGCTGCAGCATACCCGCCGCTCGACCGACAAGGTCGCGGTGCTGATGCTGGGGCTCGACAATTTCAAGGCGGTCAACGAGACGCTCGGCCACGGCATCGGCGACAAGCTGCTGCGCGCCGTCGCCAAGCGTCTGCGCTCGACGCTGCGCGAGGAAGATGCGCTGGCCCGTCTCAACTCCGACGAATTCACCATCGTGCAGGGCGGCGTGATGCGGCCCGAGGACGCCGTGCTGCTGGCGCGGCGGATCCTGGATGCGATCAGCGAGCCCTATCTGCTCGAGGGGCATTCGGTGGTGATCGGCGCCAGCATCGGGATCGCGATGTCGCCCGGCGACGGCGAGGATTCCGAAAAGCTGCTGAAGAGCGCCGACATGGCGCTGTCGCGCGCCAAGAGCGATTTCCGCGGCACCTTCTCGTTCTTCGAGGCCGAGATGGATGCGCGCGCCCAGAGCCGCCGCAAGATCGAGATCGACCTGCGCGATGCGATCCAGAACGAAGGCCTGCAGCCGTACTACCAGCCGCTGGTCGATCTCAGCAGCGGACGCATCACCGGGCTCGAGGCGCTGGTGCGCTGGCCGCATCCGGAACGCGGCATGATCTCGCCCGGAGAGTTCATCCCGGTGGCCGAGGAGACCGGCCTGATCAATCCGTTGGGCAGCTTGATGCTGCATCGTGCCTGCATGGACGCCGCGCAATGGCCCGACGACGTGCGCGTCGCGGTCAATCTGTCGCCGCTGCAATTCCGCACCGGCAATCTGCTGGCGCTGGTCACCGATGCCTTGCGGCAATCCGGCCTGCCGGCGCGGCGGCTCGAGCTCGAGATCACCGAGACGCTGCTGCTCGAGAAGAGCAGCCAGGTGCTGGCGACGCTGCACGCGCTGCGCGCGCTCGGGGTGCGGATGTCGATGGACGATTTCGGCACCGGCTATTCCAGCCTCAGCTATCTGCGCAGCTTCCCGTTCGACAAGATCAAGATCGACCAGTCCTTCGTGCGCGACCTCGGCGCCAACCCGGACGCGCAGGCGATCGTGCGGTCGATCGTCAGCCTCGGCGTCGGGCTCGGCGTCACCATCACCGCCGAGGGCGTCGAGACCGAGGCGGAGCTGAGCTGCCTGCGCGCCGAGGGCTGCCACGAGGGCCAGGGCTTCCTGTTCAGCCGCGCCCGGCCGAACGCCGAGGTCATCAGCCTCTTGAAGGCGCAGCGGGTCGCCACGGCGCTGGTGGCGTAG
- a CDS encoding GNAT family N-acetyltransferase, whose protein sequence is MPIDTGSVRVREATRSDRDFLSALSPRLSGVPGPAWHGLEAMEQFQDRYMAATVNQAVENSRTLIAVSDDDVRLGYIHMQPGKDGVTDEACGYVAILALTEEAEGQGIAKLLMSHAEDWARDMKYRFLSLDVFADNRRAIDFYERGGFRSETIRMVKPL, encoded by the coding sequence ATGCCGATTGACACAGGTTCGGTTCGAGTGAGAGAGGCAACCCGATCAGACCGCGACTTTCTGTCCGCGCTCTCTCCGCGTCTTTCAGGCGTCCCCGGTCCCGCGTGGCATGGCTTGGAAGCGATGGAACAGTTTCAAGACCGCTACATGGCCGCCACCGTGAACCAGGCCGTCGAAAACTCCCGGACGCTCATCGCCGTGTCGGACGATGATGTGCGGTTGGGCTACATCCATATGCAGCCCGGAAAGGATGGCGTCACCGACGAGGCATGTGGCTACGTCGCGATCCTTGCCCTCACGGAGGAGGCGGAGGGGCAGGGCATCGCGAAACTGTTGATGAGCCACGCCGAGGATTGGGCGCGCGACATGAAGTATCGGTTCCTCAGTCTCGATGTGTTCGCCGACAATCGGCGCGCGATTGATTTCTATGAGCGCGGTGGTTTTCGTTCGGAGACGATCCGCATGGTCAAACCGCTATAG
- the mepA gene encoding penicillin-insensitive murein endopeptidase, whose protein sequence is MTSCLRLIPLLISALVACTISARAQDKGSLNPQPLPPLANPNDPTIGAKQLFARKVLPAAMPTRSIGGYTKGCLAGAAQMPLNGDTWQVMRLSRNRYWGHPDMIALLKRLAANAHRDAGWPGILVGDIGQPRGGPALSGHASHQIGLDADIWLTPMPDRKLSREDREEMSAVMMVRDDRLDIDPRVFTSGHVLVIRDAAREPAVQRIFVNPAIKKALCREAKGDRSWLSKIRPWWGHDYHFHIRMRCPAGSPACEGQKPQAEGEGCKPSDLAFWFKDSVLHPKPPPKPPKPRPPMTLAQMPADCRTVLNAADAKQ, encoded by the coding sequence ATGACATCCTGCCTGCGTCTGATCCCGCTCCTGATCTCCGCCCTCGTCGCCTGCACCATCTCCGCGCGGGCGCAGGACAAGGGCTCGCTCAATCCGCAGCCATTGCCGCCGCTCGCCAACCCCAACGATCCGACGATCGGAGCGAAGCAGCTGTTCGCACGCAAGGTGCTGCCGGCAGCGATGCCGACGAGATCGATCGGCGGCTACACCAAGGGCTGTCTCGCCGGCGCCGCACAGATGCCGCTCAACGGCGACACCTGGCAGGTGATGCGCCTGTCGCGCAACCGCTATTGGGGCCATCCCGACATGATCGCGCTGTTGAAGCGGCTGGCCGCCAACGCGCACAGGGACGCCGGCTGGCCCGGCATCCTGGTCGGCGATATCGGCCAGCCGCGCGGCGGCCCGGCGCTGTCCGGTCACGCCAGCCACCAGATCGGGCTCGACGCCGACATCTGGCTGACGCCGATGCCCGATCGCAAATTGTCGCGCGAGGATCGCGAGGAGATGTCGGCCGTCATGATGGTGCGCGACGACCGGCTCGATATCGATCCGCGCGTGTTCACATCAGGTCATGTGCTGGTCATCCGCGACGCGGCGCGCGAGCCGGCGGTGCAGCGGATCTTCGTCAATCCGGCGATCAAAAAGGCGCTGTGCCGTGAGGCCAAGGGCGACCGCAGCTGGCTGTCGAAGATCCGGCCGTGGTGGGGCCACGACTACCACTTCCACATCCGCATGCGATGTCCGGCCGGCAGCCCCGCCTGCGAGGGACAGAAGCCGCAGGCGGAGGGCGAAGGCTGCAAGCCGTCCGATCTCGCCTTCTGGTTCAAGGATTCGGTGCTGCATCCGAAGCCGCCGCCGAAGCCGCCGAAACCGCGCCCGCCGATGACGCTGGCGCAGATGCCGGCGGACTGCAGGACGGTGCTGAACGCAGCCGACGCCAAGCAGTGA
- the modA gene encoding molybdate ABC transporter substrate-binding protein, whose product MPRLSVSRLAGLLTAFVILLGAIDSPVRAEDKTLTVFAAASMKNALDEIDAAYTAKTGVKISASYAASSALAKQIEQGAPADVFVSADTDWMDYAVKQKNINEPTRVNLLGNSIVLIAPKDSRIDNVNIGPGFDLAKLAGDGRIATGDVKAVPVGKYAKAALEKLGAWQAAEPKFAMAESVRAALTLVARGEAVLGIVYSTDAKVEPGVKVVGTFPADTHPAIIYPVAATTTAKPETSDYLVFLRSSAAKTILEKYGFKFLISPTT is encoded by the coding sequence ATGCCACGACTTTCCGTTTCAAGGCTCGCCGGCCTTCTCACTGCCTTCGTCATCCTGCTCGGCGCGATCGATTCGCCGGTGCGCGCCGAGGACAAGACGCTCACCGTCTTCGCCGCCGCCTCGATGAAGAACGCGCTCGACGAGATCGATGCGGCCTATACCGCCAAGACCGGCGTCAAGATCAGCGCCAGCTATGCGGCGAGCTCGGCATTGGCGAAGCAGATCGAGCAGGGCGCGCCGGCCGACGTGTTCGTCTCCGCCGACACCGACTGGATGGACTATGCGGTCAAGCAGAAGAACATCAACGAGCCGACGCGGGTCAATCTGCTCGGCAACTCGATCGTGCTGATCGCGCCGAAGGATTCCAGGATCGACAACGTCAACATCGGACCCGGCTTCGACCTCGCCAAGCTCGCCGGTGACGGCAGAATCGCCACCGGCGACGTCAAGGCGGTGCCGGTCGGCAAATATGCCAAGGCCGCGCTGGAGAAGCTCGGCGCCTGGCAGGCCGCCGAGCCGAAATTCGCGATGGCCGAGAGCGTGCGCGCGGCGTTGACGCTGGTGGCGCGTGGCGAGGCCGTGCTCGGCATCGTCTATTCGACCGACGCCAAGGTCGAGCCCGGCGTCAAGGTCGTCGGCACCTTCCCGGCCGACACCCATCCGGCGATCATCTATCCGGTGGCGGCGACCACGACTGCAAAGCCCGAGACATCAGACTATCTCGTCTTCCTGCGCTCGTCCGCGGCGAAGACGATCCTCGAGAAATACGGCTTCAAGTTCCTGATCAGTCCGACGACCTGA
- the modB gene encoding molybdate ABC transporter permease subunit, with the protein MFEISPTEWTAILLSLRVAVIATLVATPFGIALAWLLARRDFWGKSLLDAAVHLPLVLPPVVTGYLLLLTFGKRGLVGGWLADHLGIVFAFRWTGAALACGVMSFPLLVRPIRLSIEAVDRRLEQAAETLGAAPWRVFATVTLPLALPGVLAGMVLGFAKAIGEFGATITFVSNIPGETQTISSAIYSLIQTPDGDTAAARLVIVSIVIAMGALIGAEVFARRATARLHGQ; encoded by the coding sequence ATGTTCGAGATCTCGCCGACCGAATGGACGGCGATCCTGCTGTCGCTGCGGGTCGCCGTCATCGCAACGCTGGTGGCGACCCCGTTCGGGATTGCGCTCGCCTGGCTGCTGGCGCGGCGCGATTTCTGGGGCAAGTCGCTGCTCGATGCCGCCGTGCACCTGCCGTTGGTGCTGCCGCCGGTCGTCACCGGCTACCTGCTGTTGCTGACGTTCGGCAAGCGCGGACTGGTCGGCGGCTGGCTCGCCGATCATCTCGGCATCGTGTTCGCGTTCCGCTGGACCGGCGCGGCGCTCGCCTGCGGCGTGATGTCGTTTCCGCTGCTGGTGCGGCCGATCCGCCTGTCGATCGAAGCCGTCGACCGCCGCCTCGAGCAGGCCGCCGAGACGCTCGGCGCCGCGCCGTGGCGGGTGTTCGCGACGGTGACGCTGCCGCTGGCGCTGCCGGGCGTGCTGGCCGGCATGGTGCTCGGCTTCGCCAAGGCGATCGGCGAGTTCGGCGCGACCATCACCTTCGTCTCCAACATACCCGGCGAGACCCAGACCATCTCGTCGGCAATCTATTCGCTGATCCAGACGCCTGACGGCGATACCGCCGCGGCACGGCTCGTGATCGTCTCGATCGTGATCGCGATGGGCGCGCTGATCGGGGCCGAAGTGTTTGCACGCCGCGCCACCGCGCGCCTGCACGGGCAATAA
- the modC gene encoding molybdenum ABC transporter ATP-binding protein, with protein MLRVDIQKQLGEFSLAAAFASEGRVTGLFGASGSGKTSLINTIAGLLRPDRGTIMIDGETVDDTASGIHVPTWRRRIGYVFQDARLFPHLDIRQNLDYGRRMNGLTEDPAQHKRVVDLLDIGALLDRRPGKLSGGERQRVALGRALLSKPRLLLLDEPLGALDESRKLEILPYLVRLRDEAGVPMVYVSHDAAELRQLATQIVMLRRGQVTAFGGVKVLTAGG; from the coding sequence ATGCTGCGCGTCGACATTCAAAAGCAGCTCGGCGAGTTCTCGCTCGCGGCAGCGTTCGCCAGCGAGGGCCGCGTCACCGGCTTGTTCGGCGCATCCGGCTCCGGCAAGACGTCGCTGATCAACACCATCGCGGGGCTGCTGCGTCCAGATCGCGGCACCATCATGATCGACGGCGAGACGGTCGACGATACCGCTTCCGGCATTCATGTGCCGACCTGGCGCCGCCGCATCGGCTACGTGTTCCAGGACGCGCGGCTGTTTCCGCATCTCGATATCAGGCAGAATCTCGACTACGGCCGCCGCATGAACGGCCTCACTGAAGACCCCGCGCAGCACAAGCGCGTCGTCGATTTGCTCGACATCGGCGCCCTGCTCGACCGCCGCCCCGGCAAGCTCTCCGGCGGTGAGCGGCAGCGCGTCGCGCTCGGCCGGGCGCTGCTGTCCAAGCCGCGGCTCTTGCTGCTCGACGAGCCGCTGGGTGCGCTCGACGAAAGCCGCAAGCTCGAGATCCTGCCCTATCTGGTGCGCCTGCGCGACGAGGCCGGCGTCCCGATGGTCTATGTCAGCCACGACGCGGCCGAGCTGCGCCAGCTCGCCACCCAGATCGTGATGCTGCGCCGCGGCCAGGTCACCGCGTTCGGCGGTGTTAAGGTGTTGACGGCGGGCGGGTAG